The Laspinema palackyanum D2c region AGGTGAGATAACTGCAAACTTTACAGGTTGGTGTGTGAGATAACTGAAAAGGGTTACAGTTTGGTGCAAGGTCCCCACCCGCGCCGGTGGCAGTTGCCCGGTCTCCCGTTCGCCATAATCGCGGATTTGGTCCCACTTCCACTCCATTGCCATAGAGTCAGCTTGATGCGGTAAGCGGAGCTATCCCGTAGGGAATCGCCTGCCGTTGGGTTCCACTCTTGTCAAATCCAGCCCCTTCGGTTGAGGCGCAATTGCCCGAGTTTGGCTGGGGTGATGCTGGGGTGGCGGGAAAGTTGTGGATAGGTTGCGGATAGGGCGAGTCTGAGGAGGCGATCGCATCACTCCAATTTGCCCCGTGCGAATTATTCCAAAAACTCTGCTGCCACTTTATCCAGACTGGTTATGCAGTTGGTCGCGGTGAAGCGCTAACAAATCATCGGCTGTGTGATTGAGGAACGTTTTATCGTTTTCTTTGGCTACCGGATTAACCCCACGCGGTTGAACGGATAAATCCTCAAGACCATTTGAGAGCGAATATTTTCTAAAGGCACTACAGTTCCGTAGGTTTCAGGGTGGCGATAATTAGAATTATCCGCTATCACATAATATTCATTTGATGCCAAGGTGATCGATGGCTGGCTAAAATTGGATGAAATTTTGATTCGCTCATCGATGAGCAGGTTGCCATTGATAATAATTTTACCTTGACCGATTTCGAGGGTTTCACCGGGAAGAGCAACGATACGACGAGAGGTAAAATCAGATGGAAAGTTTGTTTTTAGACCCTCTGTGGAGAAACTAATCACTTGGTAACGCTCTGGATTTCGCAATTTTGGATACCATATTGTATCATGCAAGGCTAAATCATTGCTTTGAAAGATTGGACTCATCGCTTGTATGGAATCATTAGTAAATTGAACAACGCTTCCCATCAAAAATAAAAAAGCAATCAAAGCTAACGGTAGTTTCGCCCGGTTTAATTGGAACGCGATGGAATTGGTTGTTTTTCTGGGTGATAAAGGTTCTACATTTAGCGAAATGCTGGCCGCCAAATGCTTTCTAAGGCTCTGACCATAAAATCGATACCTTCCGCCGAATTGCTTCAAAATGTTACAGTCTGCCGCTTTATTCAAAAAATTGACATAATCTTTAGGTATTTTGCCTTGTTGATACAATACATACCGCAATCCAAAATGTTGAATAAATGCATATCCTCCCCCATATATTAAGTCTGCAAAACAGGCAGCTAGAACGCTACCGCCCAGAATGTTATATACATTTATTGGGTCCTTAATTATCACTAAAACCGAGGTAATAAACATAAAATATAAAAAAGAAGTTGACAAAAATATTACTAAAGAATTTTTGCCCGTTTGCCAAGTTCCTTGATTAGGATAATTTTTGCTCTTAAGCTCAGTTCTTAATTGCTTTACAAGTCCTCCAACCAGCCCTCCATAAACTGCAAATACTAGCATAACAAGTAAAACCAGAAATAAAGCTACTATAGGAACTACTATAGGAATAAAAACTACGCTGGCCGTGATAACTATAGCCGGATGTGAATTAGTTTTTATCATGGTTTGTAATAAAATAAATATCACAGCAATCGTAGATATGACTAGAGAAATATTAAAACTATTTTTAAACCACAATTTTCCTAAAATAAATAGAGCTTTTTTTAGATTTTTCCACGACCAGTCAAAGTTTTCCGTTAAAACAATCGATTCTTTTTGATATAGCGTAAAAATAATTAACCCCAGCAAAAAACTAAGGATTAAGCCTTGAAATGGAGCCATAACAAGAACTAGAGCCAAACTAAAAATTCCATTAACAATTAGCTGATATTGCTTTAGGGATTTTCTTTTTTCTAACCAAGTCGGCTGGAGCTTTTCAACCACAAATTCTTCTGGATCAATTTCGTTTCGCTCCATATTAGCAGCCAACCATGCTAGATAATATTTAGCTTTTTCTGGTTCGTATTCTGCTAGAGGCTGAGGAGTTCCGGTTGGAGGATAAAGAGTACGCGCCAAAAAATCATCAAATAATTGGCTTTGAAAGTCTTCATCACTTTCCGGTTGGTTATCTGGTAACCCCTGCGGATAGGTCATCGGCATCAGGGTCAATAACATAGGACGCCGTGCCAACTTCATAAACCCTGGATGAGACTGTAAATCGTTCCACAAATGCTCTACATGGTTTTGGTTTAAATAATGTTGAATTTGGTAATCGCTCAACTCGCAAAGTTTCACCGCTTGTTCAATTTGGCTAAAACGGATGAGAAAGTTATTCTCATCTTTAAGGTTTTCATAATCTTTCACTCGGCAGCAGATAACCAGCCCGGGTTGTTGAAGGGTAGGATGGTCTTGCAAGTCATCAATTGCATCAATAGCGTCCTTAGCTTTCTCTCCCAATTTATCTAGTCCATCTAGCAACGGGATGATGCGATTACTCACCAGCCACCCGCGACATAGCTTTGCACTGATATTGTATTCTGACACTATTTCGGCTACCATCCAATCCAGAATTGGTTCTCCTTGCCATCGAGAAAACTCAAAAATTACCGGAACAGGTTGACTTGGATCCCTTTGTGCTGTTTCTCCCAAGGTGACTGCGAGCTTGAGCAATTCTGTTGTTTTGCCACTGTCGGGTTCACCTAAAATTAGAAGGCGGTGGTTTGATTCTTGATAAATTTCTAAAATTGTTTTTTGGGAAGCCAAGTTTATTGGTTGTTCCGCATCTATACTTTCTAGGTTGACTGAATCCTCCGACTTGTCAGCCCAATTCAAAGCATAAAGGTCAATAGCAGTGCCAGAGATATAAGTTTTTAGTTGCTTTTTGTTTTTGCGATAATTTTTAGTTAAAAGCTCTTGCCATACCCGGTCTGGATTTTTTATTTTTTGCTGAAATAAATTTGCCAGAATTACAGCAATTGATGCAATAAAATGTACTCCCATAGATACCCCCTAATTGATAATTTAATTAGAAACAGCTATCGGTTGTTTATACTGAAACTTCATCGGGTAGAGTCGTTACGTCACGTTCAAAGGATGCAGTTGAAAATTATGCGATTGTTGTTGAGCAAAAATTAATGAATTTGCTAGAATCTGTGCCATTGCCTACCGTTCGCATCCAATCCCGTCTTTGTCCCGGTCAAACTTATGCGAGTCTGAGCCAGTCACGCGAAACCCCCGCTCCGAGATGTCGCCACAGTTCAGGTCCGGTGGATACACTGGAATGCAGACATCAGGATAGGAGGAGTCACACTTGGCACGGGGAGTTTCTTGCTTGACCCTTTCCGACTTGCTCGGTTGTGGGGTTGCAGGCTTGCTGGTTGGTCCAGCCATGACAGGCAGAGCAAGACTGACGGCTAGGACGAAGGCGAGGAGGATGGCAATGGGTCGAAATTTCATCGCGGTGAAACCTGAAAGTTCTGGCATAACTGTAACGCTTTACAGTTTGAGGATGCAAGTTGGGTCGAGATGCGATCGCCTGCCCGCGTGAGTCCCTTGCCGGTTCAGTGGTCGCTAGACTTCATTGGGTCCAGATGCGGTACTTCTTCAAAGAGGCGATCGCTACGTTGCATCCCCTGTTATCCGAATCCGCCCCAATCAGCCAGACTCTTTGCTCAGTTCTGCTCCTCTTCTGGTTCTTCTTCTACCCACCACCGAAATAAGGTAGGTTCTTCCTCGTTGTTGACGGTAACCAGAATCAAGCGCTGACCATAGCCATCACCAAACAAAGCGCGACAAAACCCGGCTCCCGTTCCGGAACAATCCTGGAATTCGGGATAGCCCAACTCATTGACCATCCGAGATAAAAGTCCAGTTAATTTATCCTTTTGGCTCAGGTCTCGATACCGAGTTAGCCATCCTTCGTGCAATAGCAGTTCTCTGGCTTCAGAGTAAGGCATATCCTGCCGTAAAGCCTCGGGGATTTCTTGAGCAGCTCCAATCCAGGGCAATAGCACAACATTCAGAGTGATAACGATTCCGGAAAAAAGTGCCTTACGCATCCTGTTTTTTGGCGAGTTGTGGTCAATGGAATGGGTGGAGTTTCTTCAAGGAGGCGATAAGTTTACGGCCTAGCTGCGCTGTGCGGCATTCCAATTGCCTCCTCGGAAGCTCTAGCCTAACTGAACTATTGAGCTTGAGCCGTTTCCTGGATATAGCGCGACACATTCTGAATTGCTTGGAGGGCGTACTCGTTCCCCAGGTCAAAGGCTAAGGCCCGCTTGAAATTGACCAAAGCCGTTTGGTAGTCCTTCTGATTGGTTGCAGTGTAGCCCAAGTTCATGCAATTACTATAATTTGCACAGGAGCCCGAGATTTGTCTCACATACGGTTCTAAAATGTTGACCATTGAAAAGGCTTCGACGTTACGAGGCTGCAAGGTCAGCGCTTGTTGGAAATAGTTGAGCGCCCGGTCTGCGTTAGTTTCCATGTAGGCATTACCCTGGCTCATGCAATCGTCGAAAGTCAAACAGGTCCCTCCTGAACTTCCTCCGCTTGGCGCTGGACTGGGCGAAGAACCGGAACCGGAACCGGAACCGGAATTATGGCAGTGGTAACCTCCATTTTTGCGGTCGTTATGGCAGCCGCTGGCGTCGGTACGGCCTCCATGTGACCAACCGGCATCGGCTAGAGAGACGAGAGAAAGGGCCAGCAATGCAGCGGTCAATACTTGATGAATTCGCATGAATTTTCCTGTTGTCTAGTGTTTCGAGGCTCATAACCAGCAACGGTGGAGAGCTTTCGATACCCATTGACCCTGACGCTAAACTGAAAACCTTTTCAGTTTGGGTAATGTTGGTGACTACATCAAGGACGCAATGGATTCCCAGATTCTGACTGGATTGTTCCAATTTCACTCGACTGGCAATATCCAGGTTGTTGGTCCCAGTTTTAGCAATCGGATCCTAATCCCCGCTCTCATGCAGTCACCGCCATTGAAACCGGCAGATTCTTTGAGCCAATTCGCCAGGGAATTGAGAGTGGCGATCGCTTACTGCATAGCTGCGCTTACTAGAACTCTCTGGCAACTCTCCCCCTAGGACCAAAGTGCAAACCGTTACAGTTTGGGCGGTTCCTGGTTCCACTCAACTGGACCAAGCCGGTTGCAAACGCTCGAAAATGCTTTGTTTAATCTGGAGAAACACTTCCTCG contains the following coding sequences:
- a CDS encoding S26 family signal peptidase, which codes for MGVHFIASIAVILANLFQQKIKNPDRVWQELLTKNYRKNKKQLKTYISGTAIDLYALNWADKSEDSVNLESIDAEQPINLASQKTILEIYQESNHRLLILGEPDSGKTTELLKLAVTLGETAQRDPSQPVPVIFEFSRWQGEPILDWMVAEIVSEYNISAKLCRGWLVSNRIIPLLDGLDKLGEKAKDAIDAIDDLQDHPTLQQPGLVICCRVKDYENLKDENNFLIRFSQIEQAVKLCELSDYQIQHYLNQNHVEHLWNDLQSHPGFMKLARRPMLLTLMPMTYPQGLPDNQPESDEDFQSQLFDDFLARTLYPPTGTPQPLAEYEPEKAKYYLAWLAANMERNEIDPEEFVVEKLQPTWLEKRKSLKQYQLIVNGIFSLALVLVMAPFQGLILSFLLGLIIFTLYQKESIVLTENFDWSWKNLKKALFILGKLWFKNSFNISLVISTIAVIFILLQTMIKTNSHPAIVITASVVFIPIVVPIVALFLVLLVMLVFAVYGGLVGGLVKQLRTELKSKNYPNQGTWQTGKNSLVIFLSTSFLYFMFITSVLVIIKDPINVYNILGGSVLAACFADLIYGGGYAFIQHFGLRYVLYQQGKIPKDYVNFLNKAADCNILKQFGGRYRFYGQSLRKHLAASISLNVEPLSPRKTTNSIAFQLNRAKLPLALIAFLFLMGSVVQFTNDSIQAMSPIFQSNDLALHDTIWYPKLRNPERYQVISFSTEGLKTNFPSDFTSRRIVALPGETLEIGQGKIIINGNLLIDERIKISSNFSQPSITLASNEYYVIADNSNYRHPETYGTVVPLENIRSQMVLRIYPFNRVGLIR
- a CDS encoding excalibur calcium-binding domain-containing protein, translated to MKFRPIAILLAFVLAVSLALPVMAGPTSKPATPQPSKSERVKQETPRAKCDSSYPDVCIPVYPPDLNCGDISERGFRVTGSDSHKFDRDKDGIGCER
- a CDS encoding YHYH domain-containing protein; amino-acid sequence: MRIHQVLTAALLALSLVSLADAGWSHGGRTDASGCHNDRKNGGYHCHNSGSGSGSGSSPSPAPSGGSSGGTCLTFDDCMSQGNAYMETNADRALNYFQQALTLQPRNVEAFSMVNILEPYVRQISGSCANYSNCMNLGYTATNQKDYQTALVNFKRALAFDLGNEYALQAIQNVSRYIQETAQAQ